One window of Nostoc sp. C052 genomic DNA carries:
- a CDS encoding NAD(P)/FAD-dependent oxidoreductase, whose amino-acid sequence MNSPVYQTVIVGGGFTGLFTALNLAHEHYPRSVILIDQNERFCFKPLLYEYFSSEMDAFQVVPRFSELLKGSGVIFVQDAVESIDLHQKQVKLASGDSYNYSNLVLALGSVTGYHHLEGAKEYAFPFWTEADAIALDQHLGDCLQKAIQTEDIEQRRQLLTVVIVGGGASGIEMAATLADLVPHWYTALGGNSDEIRVVLLNHGQEILNGDVNDPLRPIAEKELQKRTIPIEIIRGAEATKIRANAIEYKHNEQIETLPTNTTIWTAGTSIHPLIKDLPISQEHRDRRDRLLVTSTMQLLDFPEVFAGGDCAAVPDNSLPPTAQVAYQQGANIAQNLKAIAFGEELKPAKVNIRGTLLKLGLNNAAANLFNVFEVAGESGHLIRQGTYLTLLPTPIHDFKAASEWLDEEIFHRHLDPHDVGKKLVQAVEVVGAGVMGVLAARKLLKMLGNKSSVT is encoded by the coding sequence ATGAACAGCCCAGTTTACCAAACTGTGATTGTCGGTGGTGGCTTCACCGGCTTATTTACCGCCTTAAACCTAGCTCACGAACATTATCCTCGCTCTGTAATTTTGATCGATCAAAATGAGCGCTTTTGTTTTAAGCCGTTACTCTACGAATATTTCAGTAGCGAGATGGATGCTTTTCAAGTAGTACCGCGTTTTTCGGAATTGCTTAAAGGTAGTGGAGTCATCTTTGTTCAAGATGCAGTGGAATCTATAGACTTACATCAAAAACAAGTCAAATTAGCTTCGGGAGACTCCTACAACTACAGTAATTTAGTATTAGCTTTGGGTAGTGTTACTGGTTATCATCATCTTGAAGGTGCTAAAGAATATGCTTTTCCATTTTGGACAGAAGCCGATGCGATCGCTCTTGACCAACATTTAGGCGACTGTTTGCAAAAAGCAATCCAAACTGAAGATATAGAACAACGTCGTCAACTGTTAACAGTAGTAATCGTTGGTGGTGGTGCAAGTGGTATAGAAATGGCAGCTACACTAGCTGATTTAGTGCCACATTGGTATACCGCTTTGGGAGGAAATTCTGATGAAATTCGAGTGGTACTGCTCAATCACGGTCAAGAAATCCTCAATGGTGATGTTAACGATCCTCTGCGCCCAATTGCTGAAAAAGAATTACAAAAACGCACGATTCCAATTGAAATTATCAGAGGTGCAGAAGCCACTAAGATTCGTGCTAACGCCATTGAATATAAGCACAATGAGCAAATTGAGACGTTGCCAACGAATACCACAATCTGGACAGCTGGTACTTCTATTCATCCACTAATTAAAGATTTACCAATTTCTCAAGAACATCGGGATCGTCGCGATCGCCTCCTAGTTACTTCCACAATGCAACTACTGGACTTTCCAGAAGTCTTTGCCGGCGGGGATTGTGCAGCAGTTCCAGATAACTCACTACCGCCAACAGCCCAAGTTGCTTATCAACAAGGAGCCAATATTGCCCAAAATTTGAAAGCGATCGCTTTCGGCGAAGAACTCAAACCAGCAAAGGTAAATATCCGTGGAACTCTCTTAAAATTGGGGTTAAATAATGCTGCTGCTAACCTTTTCAATGTTTTTGAAGTTGCAGGCGAATCAGGGCATTTAATCCGCCAAGGCACTTATTTAACGCTATTACCGACACCAATTCATGATTTCAAAGCTGCTAGTGAATGGTTAGATGAAGAGATTTTTCACCGTCACCTTGACCCCCATGATGTGGGCAAAAAACTTGTCCAAGCAGTGGAAGTAGTTGGCGCAGGAGTTATGGGCGTTTTAGCTGCCAGAAAACTACTAAAAATGCTGGGGAATAAAAGTAGTGTAACCTAA
- the speB gene encoding agmatinase SpeB, translating to MSNQLKDYNPSGVGEINGNLLGLPCDYESANLIVFGVPWEVTVSYGAGTANGPQRILDASTQLDLFDFDNPDGWKQGIFMVEIPQDILEKNTYYRTLAAKIIERLAQGKSLSDMPDLIPVLTEINQASQQVNQWLFKNCQEAINNGKQVAVIGGDHSSPLGYFQALAANYANYGILHIDAHADLRDAYEGFEFSHASIMFNAMKIPQISKLVQVGLRDISHDEVQMIDQSSDRIIAYYDPAIKQQLYSGQTWIDLCREIVNHLPEYVYISFDVDGLDPKLCPSTGTPVPGGLELEQTFCLFRELVNSGRKIIGFDICEVGDAEWDGNVGARIVYKLANLMDLSQRKI from the coding sequence ATGAGTAATCAATTAAAAGACTACAATCCCAGCGGCGTAGGTGAAATAAATGGCAACCTCTTAGGTTTACCCTGCGATTATGAGTCTGCAAACTTGATTGTCTTTGGTGTGCCTTGGGAAGTCACTGTTTCATACGGTGCTGGTACTGCTAATGGCCCACAGCGAATTCTAGATGCTTCAACTCAACTGGATTTGTTCGATTTTGATAACCCTGATGGTTGGAAGCAAGGAATTTTCATGGTGGAAATTCCCCAGGATATTTTAGAGAAGAATACATACTACCGCACCTTAGCAGCAAAAATTATTGAGCGATTAGCTCAAGGGAAGTCACTTTCTGATATGCCAGATTTAATACCTGTCTTGACAGAAATTAATCAGGCTAGTCAACAAGTTAATCAATGGCTGTTTAAAAATTGTCAAGAAGCAATTAATAATGGTAAGCAAGTTGCAGTCATTGGTGGAGATCACAGTTCGCCTTTAGGTTATTTCCAAGCATTGGCGGCTAACTACGCCAACTATGGCATTTTACATATTGATGCCCACGCAGATTTACGCGATGCTTATGAGGGATTTGAGTTTTCTCATGCGTCGATTATGTTTAATGCGATGAAAATACCGCAAATTTCCAAGCTGGTGCAGGTGGGTTTGCGTGATATTAGTCATGATGAAGTGCAAATGATTGACCAATCTAGCGATCGCATTATCGCTTATTACGACCCAGCCATCAAACAACAGCTTTACTCTGGACAAACTTGGATTGATTTATGCCGAGAAATTGTCAATCATTTACCTGAGTATGTTTATATTAGCTTTGATGTCGATGGTCTAGATCCAAAACTCTGCCCAAGTACAGGTACTCCTGTTCCAGGTGGATTAGAATTAGAGCAAACTTTTTGTCTGTTTCGGGAATTGGTCAATAGTGGGAGAAAAATTATTGGCTTTGATATCTGCGAAGTCGGTGATGCTGAATGGGATGGTAATGTTGGAGCGCGGATAGTTTACAAGCTAGCAAATTTGATGGATTTATCTCAGCGGAAGATTTGA
- a CDS encoding peptidoglycan-binding protein yields the protein MKLQDFLGKEDKWGFEAIAEDADLSRQIQVLLIGLGLLEPPADGKFGPVSVIALKKFQELTKTGESDFVGAVTAKELIETKLDDLPKPPLKLGNDIASRIVKYLQSKDYQVFTNPKEYNIVYIEGINGDWTLNSDAPNEFNDRRIVIEVVNGVPKIVDHWEATTEPGKYYTDNPMNPKGAARIQFGQYKAWAVGTHGTAEPHEALVQVGDITVCRDLNKDFKRTGDKLDTGDNFYVNQHYGFDFPRSDIRRASAGCLVGRTREGHREFMAIIKQDRRYVANGKYTFYTSVIPGDDLLKTFPG from the coding sequence ATGAAACTACAAGATTTTTTGGGAAAAGAGGATAAATGGGGATTCGAGGCGATCGCTGAAGATGCAGACTTATCTCGTCAGATTCAGGTATTGTTAATTGGTTTAGGTTTGCTGGAACCCCCAGCCGATGGGAAGTTTGGCCCTGTTTCTGTGATAGCTCTCAAAAAGTTTCAAGAATTAACAAAGACTGGAGAGAGTGACTTTGTAGGAGCAGTCACAGCCAAAGAACTGATTGAAACTAAACTAGACGATCTTCCTAAACCCCCCTTAAAACTTGGTAATGACATTGCTAGCAGGATTGTGAAATACTTGCAATCTAAAGATTACCAGGTATTCACCAATCCCAAAGAATACAATATTGTTTATATAGAAGGTATAAATGGAGACTGGACTCTCAATAGTGATGCACCCAATGAATTTAACGACCGGCGGATTGTTATTGAAGTCGTAAATGGTGTTCCCAAAATCGTAGATCACTGGGAAGCCACTACAGAACCAGGCAAGTACTACACTGATAATCCGATGAATCCCAAAGGAGCAGCTAGGATTCAGTTTGGACAATATAAAGCTTGGGCTGTTGGTACTCACGGCACAGCAGAACCTCACGAAGCATTAGTGCAAGTTGGAGATATCACTGTCTGTAGAGATTTGAACAAGGATTTTAAACGCACTGGCGACAAGCTTGATACAGGTGATAATTTTTACGTGAATCAACACTACGGCTTTGATTTTCCCCGGAGTGATATTCGTCGTGCCAGTGCGGGTTGTTTAGTCGGACGTACTCGTGAGGGACATAGAGAGTTTATGGCGATTATTAAACAAGACCGTCGTTATGTCGCTAATGGCAAATATACTTTCTACACTAGCGTGATTCCTGGGGATGATTTACTGAAAACGTTTCCAGGATAG
- the hemJ gene encoding protoporphyrinogen oxidase HemJ, with translation MAYSWFKAFHIVGFVVWFAGLFYLVRLFIYHVEANLEPEPAQTILKNQYQIMEKRLYYIITNPGMYVTIAMAIGLVSTEPDILKEGWLHIKLLFVAILVGYHHYCARLMKKLAVDECRWSGQQLRALNEAPTVMLVAIVLLAVFKNNLPTDIAAWAIFAMIILMAVTIQLYAKKRRQDKEKLTAQIGQPQEQG, from the coding sequence ATGGCTTATTCCTGGTTTAAAGCTTTTCATATTGTCGGATTTGTAGTTTGGTTTGCTGGTTTATTCTACTTAGTACGTCTTTTTATATATCACGTTGAAGCTAACCTTGAACCGGAACCAGCACAAACGATACTGAAAAATCAGTATCAAATTATGGAAAAGCGCCTTTACTATATCATCACTAACCCAGGAATGTACGTGACGATCGCAATGGCCATCGGTTTAGTAAGCACTGAACCGGATATTTTAAAAGAGGGTTGGTTGCACATCAAACTGCTGTTTGTGGCTATTTTAGTTGGCTATCATCATTACTGCGCTCGGCTGATGAAGAAATTAGCAGTAGATGAGTGTCGTTGGAGTGGTCAGCAATTACGTGCTTTAAATGAAGCACCTACAGTTATGTTAGTAGCGATCGTCCTGCTGGCTGTGTTTAAAAATAATCTACCGACAGATATCGCTGCCTGGGCTATTTTCGCCATGATTATTTTAATGGCAGTCACTATTCAACTTTACGCCAAAAAACGCAGGCAAGATAAAGAGAAACTGACGGCACAAATAGGGCAACCACAAGAACAAGGTTAG
- a CDS encoding alpha/beta fold hydrolase: MSITEHKINVDSLEWFYRESLPIGRSDLAPVLLLHGLVSQSYSWRHIIPALANQGTRAIAPDWIGYGFSAKPEKRDFAYTPDAFITALEGFIKALELEHFSLVVQGFLGSVGLQYALRHPDQIANLAILNTPISTAAKLPWKIKQMGLPLAGEIMTQDPLLVDRTLEGGSRYRIGDKDLDVYRKPFLTASSSGRSLLSSIRNLQLDSAMTEIQSGFKEWQQPILIQWGMIDPWLPVDIAENFANSVPNTELIKLNNVGHYPQEHYHETILEDLLPFVRRKDDR; this comes from the coding sequence GTGTCAATAACAGAACATAAAATCAATGTAGATTCACTGGAATGGTTTTATCGGGAATCTTTACCAATTGGCAGAAGTGACTTAGCGCCTGTGTTGCTGCTACATGGCTTAGTTTCACAAAGTTACAGCTGGCGTCATATTATACCTGCGTTGGCGAATCAGGGGACAAGAGCGATCGCCCCAGATTGGATTGGTTACGGCTTTTCTGCCAAACCAGAAAAACGAGATTTTGCTTACACTCCCGATGCTTTTATTACAGCTTTAGAAGGATTTATTAAAGCTTTAGAACTTGAACATTTTTCGTTAGTTGTCCAAGGCTTTTTAGGTTCTGTAGGGCTACAATATGCCTTGCGTCATCCAGACCAAATTGCTAATTTAGCTATTTTAAATACACCAATTTCAACTGCTGCCAAATTACCCTGGAAAATTAAACAAATGGGTTTACCTTTGGCTGGTGAAATAATGACCCAAGACCCTCTATTAGTTGACCGGACGCTAGAAGGTGGAAGCCGTTATCGCATAGGAGATAAAGATTTAGATGTTTATCGAAAACCATTTTTAACTGCTTCTTCATCTGGTAGAAGTCTCTTGTCAAGTATTCGCAACTTACAACTTGATTCCGCTATGACAGAAATACAATCTGGCTTTAAAGAATGGCAACAACCAATTCTGATTCAATGGGGTATGATTGACCCTTGGCTACCTGTAGACATTGCCGAAAACTTTGCCAATTCCGTACCAAATACCGAATTAATAAAACTTAATAACGTCGGACATTATCCTCAAGAACACTATCACGAAACAATTTTGGAAGACCTTTTACCCTTTGTGCGTCGTAAAGATGATCGTTGA
- a CDS encoding FAD-binding oxidoreductase, whose translation MSHVVIIGCGVVGAAIAYELSLVKGLKITVCDRQPPAQASTGAALGVLMGAISQKIKGKAWQMRQTSIQRYETLIPELEALTSCKIPFNRQGILMLLSDSSLEEMSVWEKLVEIRHSQSWNLEIWDTAKLQNICPQINNEKITGAVYSPQDRQLDPTALTLALVEAAQQNGVTFKFGVTVLDAPTSTPEFCHQLETTEGKIAADWFVIAAGLGSTPLTAKLNQIINIRPVLGQALQVRVGHPLGNPDFQPAITGNDVHIVPVGGGDYWIGATVEFPSNDDDIPPNQELLESVREQAIAFCPELATATILRTWSGLRPRPEGRPAPVIGKLPGFSNVLLATGHYRNGVLLAPATAYAIREMIISQGMGG comes from the coding sequence ATGAGTCATGTAGTTATTATCGGTTGTGGTGTAGTTGGGGCTGCGATCGCTTACGAATTGAGTCTAGTAAAAGGACTGAAAATCACAGTTTGCGATCGCCAACCACCAGCACAAGCTTCCACGGGCGCTGCACTTGGCGTTTTAATGGGCGCAATCAGCCAAAAAATCAAGGGTAAGGCTTGGCAGATGCGGCAAACTAGCATCCAACGCTATGAAACCTTGATTCCTGAACTAGAAGCTTTAACAAGCTGCAAAATTCCTTTTAATCGTCAGGGAATTCTCATGCTTTTATCTGATTCCTCCCTAGAGGAGATGTCAGTATGGGAAAAACTAGTAGAAATTCGCCATTCTCAAAGCTGGAATTTAGAAATTTGGGACACGGCTAAACTCCAGAATATCTGTCCTCAAATTAATAACGAAAAAATTACTGGTGCTGTCTATTCTCCCCAAGATCGCCAACTTGATCCAACTGCCCTGACATTAGCTTTAGTTGAGGCTGCCCAGCAAAATGGTGTAACTTTCAAATTTGGCGTAACTGTTTTGGATGCCCCAACCTCAACACCTGAATTTTGCCATCAACTTGAAACTACAGAAGGAAAAATAGCTGCTGATTGGTTTGTCATTGCAGCAGGGTTAGGTTCAACACCACTGACAGCAAAATTAAATCAGATAATTAATATCCGCCCCGTACTGGGGCAAGCGTTGCAAGTACGTGTAGGGCATCCATTAGGTAATCCCGACTTCCAGCCAGCGATAACGGGTAACGATGTCCATATTGTTCCTGTGGGTGGTGGAGATTATTGGATAGGCGCAACAGTGGAATTTCCCAGCAATGACGATGATATACCGCCCAATCAAGAACTTTTGGAATCTGTTAGAGAACAAGCGATCGCATTTTGTCCAGAGTTAGCCACAGCAACTATTCTCCGCACCTGGTCAGGCTTACGTCCCCGTCCTGAAGGACGCCCAGCCCCAGTTATTGGTAAGTTGCCAGGCTTTAGTAACGTCCTCCTAGCTACCGGACACTATCGCAATGGCGTTTTACTAGCACCCGCTACAGCTTATGCAATTCGTGAGATGATTATTTCTCAGGGAATGGGGGGATGA
- the psbQ gene encoding photosystem II protein PsbQ, with product MVRQRSIFSFFLVLLATFLISCGGPGVAIAPPTYTAVQLEKIQAYVPEIQAVRDRSEELTTLIKQGDWINVRNFIHGPITEAKLNLTYVTPNLLPKDQPTARQITRDFFKDLVKLDKATSAGNPLVALNQSQAAFADIDKFLDLLPKTSTEAS from the coding sequence ATGGTGCGTCAACGCTCGATTTTTTCGTTTTTTCTAGTATTATTGGCCACATTTCTGATTAGTTGTGGTGGCCCTGGTGTTGCGATCGCACCTCCAACTTACACAGCAGTACAACTGGAAAAAATTCAGGCTTATGTTCCTGAAATTCAGGCTGTGCGCGATCGCTCAGAAGAGTTGACAACTCTAATAAAACAAGGTGATTGGATCAATGTGCGTAACTTTATACATGGGCCCATAACAGAAGCAAAGCTGAATCTGACTTATGTCACTCCCAACCTTCTACCCAAAGACCAACCCACAGCACGTCAAATAACGCGAGATTTTTTTAAAGACCTGGTTAAACTCGATAAAGCTACTAGTGCTGGCAATCCTCTAGTTGCCTTGAACCAATCCCAGGCTGCTTTCGCAGACATTGACAAATTCCTCGACCTACTTCCTAAGACCAGCACAGAGGCAAGTTAA